The Thermomicrobiales bacterium genome segment CTTGAGTACGACCCTCGACGAGGAGAAGGCGACCGATCGCCGTTTCGTAATGCTGTCGAATGGCGGTTCGGCCACCTTCGACTTCGCACGTGAGCAACCGATCCAGTTGGTCGAGTCAGGGCCGGCGGGAGGAATCGCGGGGGCGCTCGCCATCGGACGGCAAGTCGGCGAGTCGCATCTGATCACGCTCGATGTCGGTGGCACAACTGCCAAGTGCTCTGTGATCGTGGATGGCGAGGCGGCCATTTCGCAGGACTACCGCATGGAGTGGACTCCGTGGTCTCCGGGGTATCCGCTGCGCATACCGGTCGTGGACATTGTCGAGATTGGCGCTGGGGGTGGAAGCATTGTCTGGTTCGACGAAGGCGGCGCGCTCAGAATCGGCCCCAAATCCGCGGGTGCAGACCCCGGTCCAGCCTGCTACGGTCTTGGAGGTTCCGAACCAACGATCACCGACGCGATGCTCCTGGCCGGGATTCTCGATCCGGCAGCGTTTCTTGGCGGGCGCCTCAGGGTCGATTCGGATCTCTCACAGCACGCGTTCGCACCAATCGCCGATCGCCTCGGACTCGGAATGCGCGAAACAGTGGCAGGTGTATTGCGGCTGTTCGGCGAGCTCACTGTCGAGGCATTGAAACTCGTTTCGGTACGGCGCGGGTATGATCCGCGCGATTTCACATTGATTGCTTATGGGGGTGGCGGACCGATTCACGCCGGTCATCTTGCGCGCGAACTCGGTGTCAAGCGGTTGCTGATCCCGAACTTCCCCGGCACCTTCAGCGCCTGGGGTATGCTCACCAGCAAACCACGGCTCGATCAATCACGCACGTTCGTTCGGGCACTCGCGTCGTTCCCGGCGGCAGCGCGCGACAGCGTCTTTTCGGAGATGGAGCTGGAAGCAATGGAAACGCTCGTGGCGCAGGGTTTCGAGGCAGGTCATATCGAACACCAACGCGCCATCGACTGCCGCTACCATGGACAGGAGCACACCGTGCGCGTTCCAGTCGACGATGAACTTCTGTCGGAAGAGGATTTTGCAGATCGCTTTCATCGGTTGCATGAGCAGCTCTATACCTTTCGCCTCGAGGCAACCGAGATCGAGCTCGTCAATTTCCGACTGACAAGCACAGTTGAGGTGGGTCTCACTCCTGCGGGCGTGGCTAATGAGGGCGGCTCAGCGGTCGGCATTCCGTCCCGGGAACGTTCGGTAGCTTTCGCCACTGGCGAGACCGCGAAGACATCGGTGTATCACCGGTCTGCGCTGCCGCTGGGATTCCAGGGCACTGGCCCCGCGATCATAGAAG includes the following:
- a CDS encoding hydantoinase/oxoprolinase family protein; amino-acid sequence: MTTNLRVAVDIGGTFTDAVVFDPATNSVFEAKSSTTPSDFSRGVFDALKVAEVELAAIDHLIHGTTVVINAITQRSGVRTALVTTRGFRDALQIGRGNRPDMYNLKFHKPEPLVPRRLRFEVSERMLVDGSEELPLDLERLEEIARVCLDEAIEAIAISFLHSYAWPEHERSAKAHLAALLPGVSITCSSDVCREWREYERTSTAVLNAYVQPILDRYLEHLSTTLDEEKATDRRFVMLSNGGSATFDFAREQPIQLVESGPAGGIAGALAIGRQVGESHLITLDVGGTTAKCSVIVDGEAAISQDYRMEWTPWSPGYPLRIPVVDIVEIGAGGGSIVWFDEGGALRIGPKSAGADPGPACYGLGGSEPTITDAMLLAGILDPAAFLGGRLRVDSDLSQHAFAPIADRLGLGMRETVAGVLRLFGELTVEALKLVSVRRGYDPRDFTLIAYGGGGPIHAGHLARELGVKRLLIPNFPGTFSAWGMLTSKPRLDQSRTFVRALASFPAAARDSVFSEMELEAMETLVAQGFEAGHIEHQRAIDCRYHGQEHTVRVPVDDELLSEEDFADRFHRLHEQLYTFRLEATEIELVNFRLTSTVEVGLTPAGVANEGGSAVGIPSRERSVAFATGETAKTSVYHRSALPLGFQGTGPAIIEEPSSTTVVLSGQRFEIDRFGNIAIDGDQPNRKESAGIGKR